The Danio rerio strain Tuebingen ecotype United States chromosome 19, GRCz12tu, whole genome shotgun sequence genome includes the window ctgagctttgattttattttcaaagcaatccacaggcacccagcaaaaggcaatccacaggatgactatccagtcaacatcacagttgcgtgttaattaactttacaccttaaagcaataagaggctctacaatcaaaaacccaccaaaccggtttttgagaagtaccttttggttcgcgtgtcctttggcgtctgcaaggaatacacattctcaggcagacacagaagcgatcagaaacgcttccaaagtttaatggacatacagtaaaactgtgtttatttgagtaatgtatgtttgctttatgtttctgtaggtttttgtgtgtacatgttccatgtgtttaacaaaactgttatagatagttcttgagtaatagccctcagtgacaaatgaaatctacagaatgtttatgaaatacttcatgtttggtattgattgaaagctaggaaagtttcaaatgcattggtttatatgaagaaaccatatTATGAAAGGTGTCCAtgttatgagactttattttaacaactatgctatcaaagcagcaccgaCACAATTTGCTAACCCGGCTTTCTAGAGGGcggaattggggtgtgactccaccctgcaccttctctgattggacaagtattgtgtagacccagcctctaccaaagcctataaaactttgaacaaaggaatttcatcgtcgtcttttgccggtcatctttgtcagtcgtcaccgccgtcgctgcccggacgtcgctcttctcgtgctgtggccgttacatcgcctcgccggaagcctcgttacatcacggagcagaccgcgaccttcacttgctgccggctcgacccccgatctgcttgtgcaaccgcttcaacaacaagccattgggtcaacacatccaaactctgaaacccatcataactacaggaacccaggaaggacttcgaacgccgccttgtccaacatccgtatccctagcaaccgactaaggaaacccctcttcaccgacaagggaattccatccatcactgaagttgctacgctgaccaatcagcttcgccgggatttccctttggaccagtcgagaaaaccaaaattacatcagaacgcaagtagcacaaacaaggtttctacccattactgaatctggtgtgaattatgtttaagtagtaaagaatagcaaaattctctgcttttatggtatCTCTCTCAGGTtacaatgctaagaacttagcaaaggctagaagttgaatccactcagtcaaaactctcctcaaactgcttgtgcgtgtgtatatgtatgtgcatttgtttgttttacgtagattagtactttgtgttatagagtagcaataaacttttgtttcgttttaagatccgtgttggtgtgttgtgtgctttataagttaatgcctcagcttcagatactgctaccttgcttaataaataattagatactgtttttacattgttattgttggccacataataatataatacagaattgctttacactaaacgttctatttgctggacaaatacttaagttaagtgtaagctttaaataattctatgtgaatcatgttcgaatctttgatttgaatccccaaagtttaaacatgatttaaaccaaagagctgattcttacattgttttataaattattaatgaaCAATAAAGAGTTATATACTCTTACTGTGAATTATCAACTTATATTACTATATACGCTTAAGATATTTACGCCTAGTTTTTCATATATTATTTGCCAAACATTTGGTAAATAAgattatgattttttattaaatacattttaaacatatatttttaaacttacaTGTAGCTTAATTTCTACAGTAGAGTGACCGACCGACCGGGCCGTACACTAATTAAATTATtgcataaattaaatatacaCTATTGCATAAGTTAACGAACAACCTGTTGTTTATTATGCACATGACTGAAACCAAGACGTTCAGGTCTAACTGGACTGAATTTTCGACCATTTGAGAACATTTATTAATTGCCTTTAACAGCTTTAAACAATAagtgtgtgcttgttttatttgtaaattaaagaGTACAAACACTTAAAATAAGCAGAAACAGAAATTTGATGAATAACCAAACTAAAGCACATTTAGACATCCAGGGTTGTGCagaaaaacactttgaattttggcCTTAAGACATCAACGACGTCCGTTTAACTTTCATTATGGCTATACTTTTGAACCATGACAGAATATCATAAATTTTTTTCAATGGTCATTATATGTTCAAATGTTTTCTGGGGTGTGTCGTTAAGAAATGCATGTTTCTGTTCTCACCATCATAATGAAGAAACACAACAAACTGAGAAAAAGTAAAACCACAAGAACACACTTTAGGAAAACTGCTTGTATGAAGTTTAGACAATTGATAAAAATGCTGTAAAGGTTTCTCATGGTTTTTATACCTACAGCTAAGATCTTCACTCGAGGCATATGGGGTTCCGTGGGATAGAACATTATCCTCTCATTCAGTAATACTGGCTTTGAACCCTTTAGGGGGAAATCTATCAAGGTCTCTCTTATCTATGGCAATCTTATAAAAAAGAAATGTGAAATTCTTGGTATTACCATGATTTGGGACAGAGAACTTGGAGCGCAGAATCACATCTTTGATTGGGATTTAATTTGGCAAAACATTTCAGTTTCATCTAAAAATCCTGCCCACCAATTGATAAACTACAATGTAGTTCATAAAATCTATTATACACCTCTAAAACATTTTAGAATTAAACTTATTTCTCCACCTGTTTGTGGTAAATGTAATACGGGGGCCATCGGCagcttttttcatgttttctggGAATTTCTCCCAATCTACAATTTTTTGGGTTAACATTTCCATCATCTTGTCGCAACTTTTGGAAATAACCATTAATATTAAACTTTGCCTTTACCTATTGAATAATGATTCTTCAGTAATCCTGACTTTGaatcaaaaacaaactttttttctcaGGATTAACAGCTGCAAAGAAAACAATCATCTGTtcctggttccctcctaaactcCTGTCAGTTCAGCAATGGTTATACTACACTAGAACAGTCCACTGCCTTAATAAACAGCAAAGATTAAAACAATCCTTCAACGGAACCAAAAACATGACAATTTGATCTCCATTTTCAAAACTTAAGTGATTTAACAACATAggataaacaattaaaatgtcttttctttctgtttgatgctttacaataatctTAGTAGACACTTTTCATTTATGTACTTCTCTGACATTatgtacataattttttttctcatatctatttatttttgtttcatattatCAACCATGCTATACACATTGAACCAAGTCAATGTTGAGGAATTCTGCTATTACCATTGTTGATAaccatgtttattaaaaacacaatacagtttaagtaaaaaaaaatgctgtaagaGGAGGCTGTTTTTAAAGAtaacaaaaacattaattaattcatctaAATCGATATTAGTGTAACTTCCCTTTGTCCTAGTTACACTAGCACATAATTTTAAGGTGACTTTGCAGAAGATCTTGCCACAGTTCTTCTGGAAGAGAATGGAAATAAAAGACAGTAACACCAGTGACACAAATGAATCACCAGTGAAAAACACAAGATCAGTGGTTTTACTGTTACCAATAAGAAAAGTAGCACCACTGacaattttcattaaaaaatacccTTTACAAAATGCCTGTTGCAAGGAATCTTACCATATGTTGACAATCATGATATactcattaaattaattaaatgaatcaatTAGTATTATATCTTTTTTAACAATTGCTTTACAATAAAGGAGATCGCAGCATTGATGCTAACAAAAAGCTTGACATTAAATTATGGGataaacatgaacattttttaataactgaaacATTATAGTGGACACAATAAGCTTTTCTTCATAaatcttaaaggggtggtccagaatgtaattttaaggcttggttgtgtttttaAGATggaaagcaatgtgtgcttatgtttcacttgaaggaaatcgcgttattttttcatatatctcactttgattatacacagctactcagctaacatgaaaacaactgtcatatttcctagttcctctgaaacgCCCGCCCTTACGTGAcactgattggtcatcgtcataatggtGCTGCTATTCGCgcatcggctccacgtcacgcctgtaaaagcacgcgcttttctgctatgtaaacaatcagtcaacctcctgcctgctctaataaaatctgacaagtgtctgtaacgagtgaaaatggggtgcgacTTCTTCAAGAGCTATTGTGTGTGCATcaacgtgtgtgtgtggtgtgaatgttgtctgcgtctgtgtgtgtgtgtgtatgaactttctgtaacaagcgcatgtgcacgggactttctttttctctgatgctcggattaagttattttctgtaagatATCGTGACAgtagaataaagcacaagatgtgggatgctacctgtctgagccttgatttattattctgctgctACCACGAGTCAGGTAAGCTAATCAGGTAAGATGTTACACGACATCTTTCATATATAttcggaatatgcaggtgtaagtaaaatgaatcattcacatatcttttgcgacttcattatctgagatgtgaaacgcatggaaaagctgcctgaagacaatcaatGCAATCGCGTATGCACACTTATAAGAGAAACGAACGTGCtggtgtagagtgtgtgtgtgtttacagcagtttgactgataaatatgaatgtgtagctaaatcgtttgcccgcaaagcagtatttcccattgtttacatcgttgctacagcataccgttaacgctagacactgcaCATGTCATgttcaatttaaacaaattaaaacacttaCTGGTTGTAGCTCATAGCTTCTGCTttgagattttagccgaatcctgGGAgatgggagagattctggagctgttttgtcaaatcgtttacttttacatttagtcatttagcagacgcttttatccaaagcgacttacaaatgaggacaaggaagcaatttacacaactataagagcaacaatgaataagtgctataggcaagtttcaggtctgtaaagtctaagaaggaaagcattagtaatttttttttttagtacagttagtggtatatacAGAGAGGctattgcagattaggaagtgaagtggagactaaaagcgtctgctaaatgactaaatgtaaatgtaaatgtaaatagttgagtttttagttgtttttttaaaacagcgagtgactctgccgttctgatgcagttagggagtgcattccaccaactgggcagattaaacGCAAGCGtttgggaaagtgatttcttccctctttgggatggaaccaagaggtgacgttcattcacagaatgcacgtttctggagggcacatagacctgcagaagtgagagcagataagaaggagcaaagccagaagtcgctttgtaggcaaacatcagagctttgaatttgatgcgagcagcaactggcagccagtgcaaacggatgagcagcggagtgacgtgTTCTTTTagattcattaaagaccactcgtgctgctgcattctagAGCAGCTGAAGAGACTTGATAGAGtaagctggaagccccgctagtagagagttgcagtaatccagtctggagagaacaagagcttgaacaaggagttgagttgcatgttcagataagaagggtcagatctttctgatgttatagaatgcgaatctgcacgatcgagcagttttagaaatgtggtcagaaaagtttagttggtcatcaatcgttaatccaaggcttttcaccattttggatgcagtaatgtttgccccatccatctggattgaaaagttatggtgtagagtcgcgttggcagaaactacatgcatttccgttttcgcgaggttaagctgaagatgatgatctttcatctagtgtgaaatgtccgacaggtgcgagctggaaccgagggatcatcagggtgaaaagagaggtatagctgggtctcatcagcatagcagtggtaggaaaatccatgtttctggatgactggtcctagagatgtcatgtagatggagaagagaagtggcccaagaacagagccttgaggtaccccagtgttcaGATGCTGTAGGTTAGACACCTCtaccctccaagacaccctgaatgacctgtcagagaggtaagatctgaaccattgtataacagtgcccgcaataCCCAGTGACTCAAgcatagatagcaggatctggtggtttacagtgtcaaaagcagctgacaaatccagcaagatgaggactgatgattttgagtctgctttagccagtctcaGATCCTCCATGACCTAGAGCAGGGCaatctcagttgagtggcctttcttaaagccagattgcttgttgtccatgaggttgTTCTAAATAAGAAAGTCCAAGACTTGaatgaacactactttctccagaatcttggccatgaatggaaccAGGGACaccggtctgtagttttcaagtagcgtatggtctaGGTTgtgtttctttagcagtggggttaccctagcctgcttaaatgaagtggggactaaaccagagtcaagagatgtgttaattatgtgagtcattgtaggtatgactgcaggagagatggcttgcaagagatgagagggaatgggatcaagtggacaggtggttgcatggctagatagcacgagtttggacacctcagactcagagctgagaaaaagaggtgagtgtgtgtgatgttggtggcaggcccgtgcagagaccgtccgaagggcatgtgcaggataaattttttgaagagcgggggttgggggggggtgttgcgcgcgtactgaagagcggtgttgtcgcgcgcgttctgatcagctgtgttgtgcaatgaaaacaaaaataagtgtaaagataaagtaaaataagaaagtaaagtactcaagtgctttgtcggtgtctttgctcagTGGaatcgcgcaggtagagtcgatggcgaaggtagagtcgatggtctttacactcgtcggtcttcacacgaggctgccaaGGTGAGACTAGTTGCTTATATACACCCcagagcactagctgattgaattcagctggacacccAGAGCACTAGCTGATtaaattcagctggacacgcctccaGAGTAAAACAATGCCCGAAACTGTGGCGGACGACGTGAAACCGTCCACGTTCgacacacaagctcttatagtaaacACGGAAACAGTGGGAAAACTTTTCTAGTACTATACACAGCTGAATCATGAATCATGAATcatcaaatcatgcttgctatgtgttttataattctctggaacataattaatattgaactgtaagcacttctgtctttgtgacGTGTCAtgtggaagcccaaatacagaaacagacaaagctctgtggaaacagcagtgtttagacgcatttttagatccatctctgctataacgttacagcgcctctggccacggacCTTACCTGCGCAAAGTGGGGTGCGCAGTAACGAACCTTCCGCCCGCtgtgtgatctcacagggggaggaagtattttttgtagtccccaaaattccttcattgtaggctttgctaagctaactttgtaaaaatcaaggtctccctttgcattgaacttagaactttttacattccgagatgttgtttatgttcacacagctacattacacatcaactgaagtttaaaatatgatatcatagtggaccacccctttaaaaaattGGGAAGAAGAAAGTCAAAAGTTATGTCAAAAGATTCCAAAAATTACAAATACAGTTGTTAAACTTTACCACCAGTGACAACCCAGGAGACCGTTACTTTCATTGTATACAGTATAATATGTATttggtattttcttttttaaatgtcattaacatgatATATATGATTCCTACATTAGTGTATAGACAATTATACATTATGGGGCTGTGGGGACAAGCACATTTGTagtgtttgcagtttattttatttagttttttagttttagttagaaATAGCATATGAATAcgcaaacaaacataaataaacacacatacatacgcacacatacaaatacataaatgcaCATACAGTATGCATACATAAACATTACCACAAAAAAAATACAGGCATTTATACAAATACACACGCAAATAAATACTGCACTGTGAAAAGGTGTTTAATCACTTact containing:
- the LOC141378968 gene encoding LOW QUALITY PROTEIN: uncharacterized protein (The sequence of the model RefSeq protein was modified relative to this genomic sequence to represent the inferred CDS: inserted 2 bases in 1 codon; substituted 3 bases at 3 genomic stop codons) — its product is MVSSSHLSDISHXMKDHHLQLNLAKTEMHVVSANATLHHNFSIQMDGANITASKMVKSLGLTIDDQLNFSDHISKTARSCRFAFYNIRKIXPFLSEHATQLLVQALVLSRLDYCNSLLAGLPAYSIKSLQLLXNAAARVVFNESKXEHVTPLLIRLHWLPVAARIKFKALMFAYKATSGFAPSYLLSLLQVYVPSRNVHSVNERHLLVPSQRGKKSLSQTLAFNLPSWWNALPNCIRTAESLAVLKKQLKTQLFTFTFTFSHLADAFSLHFTS